The genomic DNA TGCCCTTGTCAAGCGCCTGCTGCACGACGTCGCCGAGCGATTCCGGCAGGCCGTGGTCGATAACGATGCCGGAGACGCCGAGATTGATCGCTTGCAGGATCTGCTCGCGCTGCTCGGCGGCGTCCTGGCGGCCAGGGAAGACGCGCAGGTCGATATCCAGCGCCTTGGCCTGGGCCTCAGCACCGGCCTGATAGGCCTGGAAGAAATCGCCGGCCGATATATAGCTGATCAGCGCCACCTTGACGCCACCCTTGTCGAAAGGCGCCGGGGCACCGGACAGGCCGTCGGCGCTTGCGCCTTGTATGAACATGAACGGAATGACGGCGGCGGAGAGTGCGAGCCGTGCGAGGGATTTCATCGTCGCGTTCCTTCTAACAATCGGAGGCGTCGTCTGACAGGTTCAGCCCTCGCGACGCTTCGATTTATTAGATATATTATCTATGCTTTTAGTAGATTTAATGATCCGATTTTGCCGGCTGCTGGAGATTCTTTGTTTTCCTGGTGCAGTACGCCAGAGAAATGTGTGCCTGGAATTCGCCCCTGCTGACGGGGCACACTTCGGCTTCGAATACAGTTCCGGATCTTGTCGATGCCGCTTCTTCACATTGAAAACATCACTCGCAGTTTCGGGTCGACGCGAGCGCTGGCTGGCGCGGATCTTTCGATAGAGCGCGGCGAGATCGTGGCGCTGATGGGGGCAAACGGCGCCGGCAAATCGACGCTGGTAAAGATTCTTTCCGGGGTGCTCGCGGCTGGCGGCGGCACGATCCAACTCGATGGCCGCCCTTTTGCGCCGCGCAGCCCGGCCGAGGCGGCGAAAGCCGGTGTCGTTACCGTGCATCAATCGACAGATCTCGTTGGCGCGGCGGGACTGACCGTTGCCGATGCGCTGCTGCTCAATCGTTTCGCCGATAGCAGTACGCCCTTCTTCGTGTCACGCACCGGCATCCGCCGCGCCGCACAGGCGATGCTCGACGCCGCCGGCTTCAGTCTGTCGCTCGACCGTGATTTCGGCGAACTTACCAGCGCTGACCGGCAACTCGTGGCAATCGCCCGCGCACTTGCCAATCGCGCCGATCTTCTCATCCTCGATGAGCCGACGGCGAGCCTTTCCGGCGAGGAAAGCCGGCGGCTCTTCGACATTCTGTTGAGGCTTCGCAAGCGGGGCCTATCGATCCTTTACATCTCGCATCGCACCGCCGATCTGGAAACGATCGCCGATCGCGCTCTCGTCATGCGTGGCGGCCGCGTTATTGGCAGCTTTTCGCGGCCGATCGATTTTTCGAGTGCCATCGAGACGATGATCGGCCGCAAGCTGGAAGCGGCGCGGCCTGATGCGCGGCCCGCGACCGGACCGGCGATTTTCGAGATGCGTGATGTCAGCCTGCTGTCGTCAGGTACGACCTTCGATCTGTCGGTGCATGAAGGCGAAGTGGTGGCGGTGACGGGCGTGCTCGGCGCCGGCAAGAGCCGCTTGCTCCAGGCGATTTTCGGTGTAACGGCGCTTGGGCGTGGCGCGATGTTTCTCGACGGCCGGCCGTACCGGCCGAAAAGCCCGGCCGAAGCCATCGCGGCCGGTGTCGCCATGGCGGCCGAAGATCGCCACCGCTCCTCGCTGATGCCGCCGGCATGGCCCGGCCATTCGCTGTCGGCGACGATCAGTCTGCCACATCTCGCCAAATGGTATCCGCATGGTTTTCTTTTCGGCGGACGCGAACGGCGCGAGGCCGAACAGGCGATGGCCCGTCTCGGCATCAAGGCCGCAGGCCCGCTCGCTTCGATCTGGTCCCTCTCCGGCGGCAATCAGCAGAAGGCGGTGATCGGCCGCTGGGAAGCGGAGCCGAGCCGGCTTTTGCTGCTCGATGAGCCCTTCCAGGGCGTGGATGTCGGCGCCCGTCACGACATCATCCGAGCAATCCGCGCCCGCACCGACCGGGCGACGCTGATCGCGACCTCCGACCCCGAAGAGGCCTATGAGGTGGCCGATCGCATCCTCGTCATCGACCGCCACGTGTTGAGGTCTCCTGCGAGTGGGATTGCCACTCCTGCCGCCATTCAGGGAATATCTGCATGACAACGATCGACAACGACCCGCTCACACACGCCGGCGCCCGGCAAAAGCCATCGCCGTGGACCAGTAGCAGTCGTTTCGCCGCCCTGGGAGCGTTCTTGCGGGCGGGCGCGGTGTTCATCCTGCTTGCGGCTCTCGTCGTTAGTTTCACCATCGCCGAGCCCGCCTTCATCAATGTCGCCAATCTGATGAGCATCCTGCAGGCGGTGTCGGTCGTCGCCATCCTCGGCGCCGGCGTCACCGTCACGCTTGCCGTCGGCGGTTTCGACCTGTCGATCGGCGCGGTCGCGGCATCGAGCGTGATGGCGGCGAGCTACGCAATGATCGTCTGGGGCTTGGACGCCTATGGAACGGTGCCACTGGTGCTCGCCTTCGGTGCCCTGGTCGGTGTCGTCAACGCCTTCCTTATCGTCCGTCTGAAGGTCCCGGATCTCCTGGCGACCTTGGCGATGATGTTCCTGCTCTCCGGCCTGCAGCTGATCCCGACCGCCGGCCGGTCGATTTCGGCGGGTCTCACCTTGCCCGACGGCTCGAAGGCGAACGGGACCTACGACCCGGCCTTCCTGCTGATCGGCCGCTACAGCATCCTCGGCACCCTGCCCGTTTCCGTGGTGCTGATGGCCGCCGTCGCCGTTCTCCTTTTCATCCTCACCGAGCGCACCCGCATCGGTCGGCTGCTGTTTGCGACCGGCGGCAATGAGGTCGCCACCCGGCTTGCGGGAGCCTCGACCGTCAAGCTGAAGACCCTTGCCTATGTCCTGTCGGGAACGCTGGCGTCGCTTGGCGGCATTGTCATCGCCGCCCGCGTCGGGCGTGGCGACGTCTCTTCGGGCGGCTCGCTGCTGATGGATTCGGTCGCTGCCGCGCTGATCGGTTTCGCCGTCCTCAACCTCAGGCGTCCAAATGTGCTCGGCACCGTCGCCGGCGCCGTCTTCGTCGGCGTGCTCTTGAACGGCCTCACCATGCTGAACGCCCCCTACTACACGCAGGATTTCGTCAAGGGCGCCGTGCTCGTCGGAGCATTGGCGCTGACCTACGGCCTCGGCCGCAGCAATCCGTAATTCAAGGAAGAAAGACATGACTCGCCAAATCAGGCTGAACGCCTTCGACATGAATTGCGTCGGACACCAGTCACCGGGGCTCTGGCGCCATCCGCGCGACGAGTCCTGGACATACAAGGACCTCGATTACTGGGTGCATCTGGCAAAGACGCTGGAGCGCGGCAAGTTCGACGGGCTGTTCATCGCCGATGTGCTCGGCGTCTACGATGTGCTGAACGGCAATGTCGATGCCGCATTGCGCCATTCCGCGCAGGTGCCGGTCAACGATCCGCTGCAGCTCATCCCGACCATGTCTTATGAGACCGAGCATCTCGGCTTCGGCCTGACCGCGTCGCTCTCCTTCGAGCATCCCTACACTTTCGCCCGCCGCATCTCGACGCTCGACCACCTGACTAAGGGACGCGTCGGCTGGAATATCGTCACCTCCTATCTCAACAGCGGCGCACTCAATATCGGCCAGCCGGCCCAGACGAAACATGACGATCGCTACGATCTTGCCGAGGAATATCTCGAGGTTTGCTACAAGCTGTGGGAGGGCAGCTGGGAGGATGGGGCTGTCGTCCGCGACCGCGAAACCGGCATCTTCACTCATCCCGACAAGGTTCATCCGATCCGCCATTCCGGCAAGCATTTCAACGTGCCGGGCATCCATTGAGCGAACCCTCACCGCAGCGCACGCCGGTGCTCTACCAGGCCGGCGCCTCCAGCCGCGGCAAGGATTTTGCCGGCGCCCATGCCGAATGCATTTTCGTCGCCTCGCCGTCGAAGGCCGTGCTGAAACGCTATGTCGCCAATGTCCGCGAGGCAGCGGCGCGTGTGGGCCGCAATCCGCGCGAAATCCTTGCCTTCAATTTGCAGACCGTCGTCCTCGGCGAGACTGATGCCGAGGCACAGCGCAAGTTCAACGAATACCGAGAATATGCCTCCTTCGAAGGCGCGCTGACCCTGATTTCAGGCTGGACCGGCATTGATTTCGGCCAGTTCGGACCGGACGAGGTGCTGCGGCATCGTCATACCAATGCCGTGCAATCGGCCGTCGAGACCTTCACGACCATTGATCCCACGAAGGAATGGACGGTGCGCGAGATGGCCGACTGGGTCGGCGTCGGCGGTTTCGGTCCCGTTTTTGTCGGCTCGCCGCA from Rhizobium bangladeshense includes the following:
- a CDS encoding sugar ABC transporter ATP-binding protein, with product MPLLHIENITRSFGSTRALAGADLSIERGEIVALMGANGAGKSTLVKILSGVLAAGGGTIQLDGRPFAPRSPAEAAKAGVVTVHQSTDLVGAAGLTVADALLLNRFADSSTPFFVSRTGIRRAAQAMLDAAGFSLSLDRDFGELTSADRQLVAIARALANRADLLILDEPTASLSGEESRRLFDILLRLRKRGLSILYISHRTADLETIADRALVMRGGRVIGSFSRPIDFSSAIETMIGRKLEAARPDARPATGPAIFEMRDVSLLSSGTTFDLSVHEGEVVAVTGVLGAGKSRLLQAIFGVTALGRGAMFLDGRPYRPKSPAEAIAAGVAMAAEDRHRSSLMPPAWPGHSLSATISLPHLAKWYPHGFLFGGRERREAEQAMARLGIKAAGPLASIWSLSGGNQQKAVIGRWEAEPSRLLLLDEPFQGVDVGARHDIIRAIRARTDRATLIATSDPEEAYEVADRILVIDRHVLRSPASGIATPAAIQGISA
- a CDS encoding ABC transporter permease translates to MTTIDNDPLTHAGARQKPSPWTSSSRFAALGAFLRAGAVFILLAALVVSFTIAEPAFINVANLMSILQAVSVVAILGAGVTVTLAVGGFDLSIGAVAASSVMAASYAMIVWGLDAYGTVPLVLAFGALVGVVNAFLIVRLKVPDLLATLAMMFLLSGLQLIPTAGRSISAGLTLPDGSKANGTYDPAFLLIGRYSILGTLPVSVVLMAAVAVLLFILTERTRIGRLLFATGGNEVATRLAGASTVKLKTLAYVLSGTLASLGGIVIAARVGRGDVSSGGSLLMDSVAAALIGFAVLNLRRPNVLGTVAGAVFVGVLLNGLTMLNAPYYTQDFVKGAVLVGALALTYGLGRSNP